DNA sequence from the Cucumis melo cultivar AY chromosome 6, USDA_Cmelo_AY_1.0, whole genome shotgun sequence genome:
TTGATCGTCAAAAACATAATGGTGGTCAGTAAAAACAATGATGGTTACGTTCAACCCTTAAATTTCTTATCCTTGAGTTCATCGGCAAGAACCTTAATGGAAGTGGAAACTTCGGCTTTATAGACATAGAATTTGGAGACGatcaagaaaacaaagaagTTGATGGTACTAAGAACAGCAATTAATGCATAGTAGTAATCAAGATGAGAAGAATTGAGGTTGTTGAGAACCCATCCGTTCCCATTTTTGATAGTGATGTGAGAAACTGTTGAAAGAAGGAAAGTACTAAGGAAGTTGCCAATGCCAAGAGAAGTCATTGAGAATGAAGTGCCTAAGCTCTTCATTGTTTCGGGAGCTTGGTCATAGAAAAACTCAATCTTTGCTACTTCCATGAACGCATCTGCTGTTCCCATGAGCATGAATTGAGGGAGGAGTGTGAAGATGGTTAAGGGAAGAACTTGTGGTGATCCATTTTCTCTAGCTACTTTAAGTCTATGGGTTTCAACTCTCGATGCAATTGTCATTATTAAGATGTGGAGAATCATTCCAATTCCCATTCTTTGTAGCAGTGTGATTCCTCTAGGATTTTTTGTTATTCTCTGCATTATCTTCACAAATACCCTGTTTATTCAAATGGGGAAGCATATCAAACATCTGCTTATTTTGTTGAAACAAAACAGTGTTATTGAAGGTGTAACTGAGAAATTTGAACAATGTAACagtaacaaaatataaaaaagaactTTAATTATAAAGCAGTGTAGAAATTGGGTATAACATAATTATTTGTGGATGTACCTGTCGTAGATGACAACACTGAGGAGCATGGAGATGGTGACAAAAGAAGCTAAACTTGCAGCAGGGATTTTGAAGTGGCTACCAACGCTTCTGTCCAAAGTGGTGCCTTGTTTTATGAAAAGGGTGTGTGTTTGAGCCAACATTGTGCTTGGAATGAATGTGCATATCAGAATTGGTATCATTTTTAGCATTTGTTTGGTTTCTTCCACTTGGGTCACTGTGCATAACTTCCATGAGCCTCTTCTTATAGCAGCCTTGTTCAAGAACCTATACACAGTTCAAACATACAGGAATTTATATAATTGAGATCATAGTAGTGGAGAAGTGAAAAGTGCAAGTAAttaatggaaagaaaaaaaaggagagatCACCTAAAGGATGAAGTGGAATCAATCCTAAAAGTTCCTTGCTTGGAATAATCTTCAAACTCAAGTTCATGAAGTTCTTTAGGATCATTAGGAACAGGAATCCTCCAATTCCTAATAGCACCAACGATGACACTAACCATCGTAGTGAAAGGGCTTCCATTAGGTATCTTGTGCCTATAAAATGGTGTCCCAGCAAGAAATATCACAATCGAAATGGCAAGCCCAATTGTTGGAAGTCCATACCCCAAGCTCCATCCCACATTGTCTTGAATGTAAACCAAAATTGTGGTGGCAAATAGAGTCCCAAAGAATATACTGAACATCCACCAATTGAAGAATGACAACTTTTGGGCCTTCTCTTTCGGATCGAACTCGTCGAACTGGTCCGCTCCCATCGTGGATATGTTTGGCTTTGTGCCCCCGGTCCCGAGCGCTAGCAAGTAGAGAGCGCCAAAGAACACTACGAGCTGTAACGTGGAGGCTTTCTCGCAGTTTTCTTTGTTCACGTCTAAACATGGTGGTGGTTTTAGACTTGGCAATGATACTGCTAATGTTAGAATTCCCATTCCCTATCAAAGTATCCATTATACCTTAATTAATACTACATTTTAGTGATTAATTAAGATTAGAGGTAGAATATCAAACTACCAACCTTTGggatatataatttaaatagaTATTTCAATACAACATAAGAATTTTAAGAATTTTTAGGTAATGTGGATACTTACAATACCATGCATGTGTCAAATTTCAATTATCACTTAATTATGCTAAGGTTAGTAACTAAATCaatattaatgaaataatatttgaaaacaaaacaTTGCCATGTGGcaatttcttctaaaaaaatacCAAACAATTGCCatgtttaaaaatattaatatagtCATTTATTAATCCAAAcgtgtattttttaaaaaatatttttgaatatAACTAAATAATAGATCTATTAGAGACATTAATAGACAATATAGAAgtctattaatatttatttaaatcataaaagatttgaacatttgacaaaatatttatgctTCAtactaaattttgtttttttttttttttttttgtttcatggGTATAAATAGTTCGTcaaaatcttcttttttttaaatttgaaagaatCCGTGAACAatagaaaaaatgataaaaatataacattttgaccaaatatttaaactttataaaaaattaaatgtaataAATTTAATTCTAAGACAAATAGTTGGTAAAATATTtctattaaatatttataaaaacgtatttcaacaattaattttcttttaagaaaatatgAATGAGTAAAAATTGGGACGTTGATATTTGAATTACTCTATAAATCGTAAATATTGGAGAAGTTTTTAAAAGTACGTAATGTGTTGGTGTTGGTGGCGGTAAGGAGTAAAGGACAAACATTGTGCGAATAGAATACATAGGAATCAAGTTGCATATACTTTTTAATAACAATGGACAAAATGATGCATCCCTCCCAAGAAATAATTGATACCCATTTCTTGACTTCCACCCCCATCGTTTAAGACCACACATTACACTgtctactactactactactacttcCTCTCAACAAATATAAATAGCTAGAAATTGGAGTAAGAAAGTCCAACTCTAAAACCGactcattttaaaattaaataatgatgTCTCGATAATCCCCCTCGTGGAACCCAAAATTCATCGGACCAATTAATATAATCCTCgttttttccttcattttaaGGAATATGTTTACAAGATTGATACTCTCTCACTCTAATTAATCAAAGATACTCCACATCccattattattttctttttctaatttttcaatATCTAACTCAAACTATACaatgatttaaataaaagatTCTAGTTGTAATCTAATTTAAGGATGGATATATTTATTGGTACTTATAGCGATGTATGGCATCTTGACGTAGTCCTTAAATATTTTAACTTCGATCTAATTTAGAAAAGAGAGATTTAACTATGATTTGTTTTTGTACTTATCTTGcctataaatatatattacacATATGTTACGTTTaggttgaattttttttaaagaatagtTGGTTATATAATACTTTAGATGATAATTGTGTCTCCTTTCAGAAAACACGGGATGGTGAAAACTTAGCGTTCGGATTAATTAGAGTGTTTTTAGACCTTTCATAGTAGTGTTTTTCTAAAAGTTTTTAAGCTATATGTGTCCTTTTATACTTAATCATATTTTTTTGAATGTTATGTTTACTTAGTTTTTATATCTTAAAATTATTACCGCATGTTTCAGACGTTTTCAAATTTGTATTTATTTGGTTttggatttttaaaattttataatatacgGTTCGCCCTAATCTATCTAGCTCTTGTATTTATAAGGTTTAGAAATTGTGTTTATCTTGATTTTACACTTAAAAATAATAAGTAAATTTGTTCGttaaaaaaacaactttttgaAGAGCTATTCTTTTCGATTTTCAAATTCTAGCTTTGTTTTTCAAACAATTGGTACAATATAGATAGCAAACGAAGAAAGTTGAAAGTGAAAGTAACACGTTcatataaacttaattttgaaaaacaaaatggttGTCAACGAAGAcgttaaatttatattaatccAATTTATATACTTATAAGAACATCTAACATTTTCATAAAACCTTCATTTAATTTGGATATATCTAACTAATTTTATGCAACTAATGAATCtatcaatataaatttatattatatgtcaCCCTTATATTgtcatatatattatatcttcCCTCAGTGTGTTCAATTCAATTAAAATGAATCGAAACAC
Encoded proteins:
- the LOC103483562 gene encoding protein NRT1/ PTR FAMILY 5.2-like encodes the protein MAAASAAEETGLDGYTKDGTVDLKGNPVLRSQRGRWKACSFIVVYEVFERMAYYGISTNLIIYLTKKLHQGTVTSANNVTNWSGTVWIMPILGAYVADAHLGRYRTFLIASAICLTGMGILTLAVSLPSLKPPPCLDVNKENCEKASTLQLVVFFGALYLLALGTGGTKPNISTMGADQFDEFDPKEKAQKLSFFNWWMFSIFFGTLFATTILVYIQDNVGWSLGYGLPTIGLAISIVIFLAGTPFYRHKIPNGSPFTTMVSVIVGAIRNWRIPVPNDPKELHELEFEDYSKQGTFRIDSTSSFRFLNKAAIRRGSWKLCTVTQVEETKQMLKMIPILICTFIPSTMLAQTHTLFIKQGTTLDRSVGSHFKIPAASLASFVTISMLLSVVIYDRVFVKIMQRITKNPRGITLLQRMGIGMILHILIMTIASRVETHRLKVARENGSPQVLPLTIFTLLPQFMLMGTADAFMEVAKIEFFYDQAPETMKSLGTSFSMTSLGIGNFLSTFLLSTVSHITIKNGNGWVLNNLNSSHLDYYYALIAVLSTINFFVFLIVSKFYVYKAEVSTSIKVLADELKDKKFKG